From the genome of Miscanthus floridulus cultivar M001 chromosome 10, ASM1932011v1, whole genome shotgun sequence, one region includes:
- the LOC136489681 gene encoding uncharacterized mitochondrial protein AtMg00810-like — MASFLLSIGFVEAKSDTSLFIYHRGSDTAYLLLYVDDIVLTASSPGLLRRIISALQQEFAMKDLGTLHHFLGMQVQRSCDGLLLSQRQYMLDILDRAGMTECKPCSTPVDTNPKVAAADGAPVSDATDFRSLAGALQYLTFTRPDIAYAVQQVCLHMHDPREPHLAALKRILRYVRGTLHFGLLLRPSTSTDLVVYTDADWAGCPDTRRSTSGYAVFLGDNLVSWSSKRQNTVSRSSAEAEYRAVANGVAEATWLRQLLLELHAPLRCATLVYCDNISAVYMTSNPVQHQRTKHIEIDLHFVRERVAVGDLRVLHVPTSSQYADIFTKGLPTLVFTEFRSSLNVQSG; from the coding sequence ATGGCCTCATTCCTGCTGTCTATTGGGTTTGTTGAAGCCAAGTCAGACACTTCACTTTTCATTTACCACCGTGGATCAGATACAGCATACCTGTTgctctatgtggatgacattgtcCTCACAGCTTCCTCACCTGGTCTCCTTCGGCGGATTATCTCAGCACTTCAGCAGGAGTTCGCCATGAAAGACCTCGGTACATTGCATCACTTCCTTGGTATGCAGGTTCAGCGAAGTTGTGATGGCCTCCTCCTCTCACAGCGACAGTATATGTTGGACATTCTGGACCGTGCAGGGATGACAGAGTGCAAGCCGTGCTCCACTCCAGTTGACACCAATCcgaaggttgctgcagctgatggGGCCCCTGTGTCTGATGCTACAGACTTCCGCAGCCTTGCCGGAGCTCTCCAGTACCTGACGTTCACCCGCCCAGACATTGCATATGCAGTTCAGCAGGTCTGCCTCCACATGCATGATCCTCGAGAGCCTCACCTTGCTGCCCTGAAAAGGATTCTTCGCTACGTTCGAGGCACTCTTCACTTTGGTCTCCTGCTGCGACCGTCTACTTCGACTGATCTTGTCGTCTACACCGACGCTGACTGGGCTGGTTGTCCGGACACTCGCAGGTCCACCTCAGGCTATGCGGTGTTCCTTGGCGACAACCTTGTTTCCTGGTCCTCGAAGCGCCAAAACACAGTGTCAAGATCCAGTGCTGAAGCCGAGTATCGCGCGGTGGCCAACGGAGTTGCAGAGGCTACTTGGCTCCGCCAGCTACTTCTGGAGCTGCATGCACCTCTACGATGCGCCACACTGGTGTATTGTGACAACATCAGTGCCGTCTACATGACCTCCAACCCGGTTCAGCATCAgcgcaccaagcacattgagatcGATCTTCACTTCGTCCGGGAGCGAGTCGCCGTTGGTGATCTTCGTGTTCTGCATGTTCCCACCTCTTCGCAATatgcagatatcttcaccaaagggCTGCCTACTTTAGTTTTCACGGAGTTTAGGTCCAGTCTAAACGTGCAGAGTGGCTGA
- the LOC136487290 gene encoding scarecrow-like protein 9 yields the protein MESPPELELSEKRPQLNFAEAAPPSPSTYFLDQLPAPHVDNGKDDLSYISHMLLEEDTVDSFLYQYPNHPAALLTADAEQPFNQILSTEHGTSDGLTTWPCNSVQNTQLQLSSVVATPEYYSYYCDMIASKMLPGDNMDSTQHVVGQDASSLLMNSMQEAAAAAEPNRLLPAAKGSDCCMDVISMAFFKGMEEANKLLPLKDSETTLARGRGWKKRLQGKDDDADVGMGRSSKQKVAQTQADSEEEAAAREMLDRLMLNDADVQQELIIGPMELEKPRGRRGAGASHTAVDLHALLIRCAEAVATNDQRGAADLLQRIRHHSSPTGDGTQRLAHCFAQGLEARLMGIGSQMYQSLAAKSASAAGILKVYKLYMAACSILPLRFPLTNKTTYKAVAGRKKLHVVHYGLGPGFHWPDLLRMLSHREGGPPEVRLTGINNPLPGFHPGQLIEETGRRLSDCARQFRVPFKFHAIAAKSEAVRAEDLDIDSEEVLVVISHFHFRTLMDESVIIDRPNPRDTVLKNIKKMRPKVFIHAILNGSYSGAFFVSRFREALNNFAALFDLIDTTVPQENKNRLLVEQELARCAMNIIACEGVDRVERPHNYKQWHVRCERAGLRQLPLDLDIVQASKDKVNKEYRKYFVINEDHGWLLKGWKGRVLSAISTWTAEDDRSDLGNDQ from the coding sequence ATGGAGTCCCCCCCGGAGCTGGAGTTGTCGGAGAAGCGCCCCCAGCTGAACTTCGCAGAGGCTGCGCCACCTTCCCCCTCCACCTACTTCCTCGACCAGCTCCCAGCGCCCCACGTCGACAATGGCAAGGACGATCTCTCCTACATCTCACACATGCTATTGGAGGAGGACACCGTCGACAGCTTTTTGTACCAATACCCCAACCACCCTGCTGCACTCCTCACCGCCGACGCCGAGCAGCCCTTTAACCAGATCCTCTCCACCGAGCATGGCACCTCTGACGGCCTCACCACATGGCCGTGCAACTCTGTCCAAAACACCCAGCTGCAGTTGTCGTCAGTAGTGGCCACACCTGAGTACTACTCGTATTATTGCGACATGATTGCCTCCAAAATGCTGCCTGGTGACAACATGGACAGCACACAACACGTCGTCGGTCAGGATGCATCCTCCTTGTTGATGAACAGCATgcaagaggcggcggcggcggcggagcccaACAGATTGTTGCCAGCAGCGAAGGGCAGCGACTGTTGCATGGACGTGATCAGCATGGCATTCTTCAAAGGCATGGAGGAGGCCAACAAGTTGCTCCCACTCAAGGACAGCGAGACGACATTGGCTCGTGGTAGGGGCTGGAAGAAGAGGCTTCAAGGCAAGGACGATGATGCAGACGTCGGCATGGGCAGGAGCAGCAAGCAGAAGGTGGCGCAGACGCAAGCTGACTCAGAGGAGGAAGCCGCAGCACGCGAGATGCTGGACCGGTTGATGCTTAACGACGCTGACGTGCAGCAGGAGCTAATTATTGGCCCCATGGAGTTGGAGAAGCCACGAGGAAGGCGTGGCGCTGGCGCGAGCCATACGGCAGTGGACCTGCACGCCTTGCTCATCCGATGCGCAGAGGCTGTGGCCACCAACGACCAGCGGGGCGCAGCCGACCTGCTGCAGCGGATCAGGCATCACTCGTCACCGACAGGGGATGGGACGCAGCGGCTTGCGCACTGCTTCGCCCAGGGGCTGGAGGCACGGCTGATGGGCATTGGGAGCCAGATGTACCAGTCGCTTGCGGCAAAGAGCGCATCTGCTGCCGGCATCCTCAAGGTCTACAAGCTGTACATGGCCGCATGCTCCATTCTCCCGCTGAGATTCCCCCTTACCAACAAGACCACCTACAAGGCTGTTGCAGGGAGGAAGAAGCTGCACGTTGTCCACTACGGTTTAGGCCCTGGATTCCATTGGCCAGACTTGCTACGTATGCTGTCACACAGGGAGGGTGGCCCGCCCGAGGTAAGGCTCACCGGCATTAACAACCCACTGCCAGGGTTCCATCCGGGCCAGCTCATTGAGGAGACAGGGCGCCGCCTCAGTGACTGTGCTCGCCAGTTTAGGGTCCCATTCAAGTTCCATGCTATTGCAGCGAAATCAGAGGCTGTCCGTGCTGAGGACCTGGACATTGATTCTGAAGAGGTGCTCGTCGTCATCTCCCATTTCCATTTCAGGACCTTGATGGATGAGAGTGTCATCATCGACAGGCCAAACCCCAGAGACACAGTGCTCAAAAACATCAAGAAGATGAGGCCAAAAGTGTTCATCCACGCCATCCTCAATGGATCATACAGCGGTGCTTTCTTTGTGTCAAGGTTCCGCGAGGCGCTCAACAATTTTGCTGCGCTGTTTGACCTGATAGACACCACTGTGCCCCAGGAAAACAAGAACAGGCTGCTGGTAGAGCAGGAATTAGCACGATGCGCCATGAACATCATTGCCTGTGAGGGCGTGGATAGGGTGGAGCGGCCTCACAACTATAAGCAGTGGCACGTGCGGTGCGAGCGAGCAGGGCTGAGGCAACTGCCATTGGATCTGGACATTGTTCAGGCGAGCAAAGACAAGGTGAATAAGGAATACCGCAAGTACTTCGTTATCAATGAGGATCACGGGTGGCTCCTCAAGGGATGGAAAGGGCGAGTGCTCTCTGCCATCTCCACGTGGACGGCAGAGGATGATAGATCTGACTTGGGAAATGACCAGTGA
- the LOC136487291 gene encoding UPF0161 protein At3g09310-like isoform X1 encodes MAAAVPHASASLLPVSAARPLSGSTVSFGPSFRKRRKIPAWRVRCAADDEAEEVKDLGVNVALSMLKFYKREISPLLPSSCRYVPTCSEYSMQAYKRYGVVKGTILTAWRLCRCNPLGGYGYDPPRWFGEEDVPLQ; translated from the exons ATGGCTGCCGCTGTCCCCCATGCCTCCGCCTCCCTCTTGCCTGTTTCGGCTGCGCGACCTCTCTCCGGAAGCACAG TTTCTTTCGGTCCTTCGTTTCggaagagaagaaagattccGGCGTGGCGGGTCCGCTGTGCTGCTGACGACGAAG CAGAGGAAGTCAAGGATTTGGGAGTCAATGTGGCGCTATCCATGCTAAAGTTTTACAAAC GAGAAATATCACCTTTACTGCCTTCAAGCTGCCGATATGTACCAACTTGCAGTGAGTACTCTATGCAGGCGTACAAACGATATGGCGTTGTAAAGGGTACAATCTTGACTGCTTGGCGCCTTTGCCGTTGTAATCCTCTTG GCGGATATGGGTATGatcctccaagatggtttggtGAGGAAGATGTACCTCTGCAATAG
- the LOC136487291 gene encoding UPF0161 protein At3g09310-like isoform X2 — translation MAAAVPHASASLLPVSAARPLSGSTVSFGPSFRKRRKIPAWRVRCAADDEEEVKDLGVNVALSMLKFYKREISPLLPSSCRYVPTCSEYSMQAYKRYGVVKGTILTAWRLCRCNPLGGYGYDPPRWFGEEDVPLQ, via the exons ATGGCTGCCGCTGTCCCCCATGCCTCCGCCTCCCTCTTGCCTGTTTCGGCTGCGCGACCTCTCTCCGGAAGCACAG TTTCTTTCGGTCCTTCGTTTCggaagagaagaaagattccGGCGTGGCGGGTCCGCTGTGCTGCTGACGACGAAG AGGAAGTCAAGGATTTGGGAGTCAATGTGGCGCTATCCATGCTAAAGTTTTACAAAC GAGAAATATCACCTTTACTGCCTTCAAGCTGCCGATATGTACCAACTTGCAGTGAGTACTCTATGCAGGCGTACAAACGATATGGCGTTGTAAAGGGTACAATCTTGACTGCTTGGCGCCTTTGCCGTTGTAATCCTCTTG GCGGATATGGGTATGatcctccaagatggtttggtGAGGAAGATGTACCTCTGCAATAG
- the LOC136487291 gene encoding uncharacterized protein isoform X3 has protein sequence MAAAVPHASASLLPVSAARPLSGSTVSFGPSFRKRRKIPAWRVRCAADDEAEEVKDLGVNVALSMLKFYKREISPLLPSSCRYVPTCSEYSMQAYKRYGVVKGTILTAWRLCRCNPLGFRPL, from the exons ATGGCTGCCGCTGTCCCCCATGCCTCCGCCTCCCTCTTGCCTGTTTCGGCTGCGCGACCTCTCTCCGGAAGCACAG TTTCTTTCGGTCCTTCGTTTCggaagagaagaaagattccGGCGTGGCGGGTCCGCTGTGCTGCTGACGACGAAG CAGAGGAAGTCAAGGATTTGGGAGTCAATGTGGCGCTATCCATGCTAAAGTTTTACAAAC GAGAAATATCACCTTTACTGCCTTCAAGCTGCCGATATGTACCAACTTGCAGTGAGTACTCTATGCAGGCGTACAAACGATATGGCGTTGTAAAGGGTACAATCTTGACTGCTTGGCGCCTTTGCCGTTGTAATCCTCTTG GATTTAGACCTCTCTGA